One Cupriavidus pauculus genomic window, GCCGCGCGTGCCTCGCTGCAGTGGCCGCGGCAGTTCGACGCGGCGGGCCAGCATATCGAGGTCTATCAGCCGCAGATCGAGCGCTGGGAGGGCAATCAGCTTGGCGGCCGCGCGGCGGTCGCGGTGGGACCGAAGGACGGCGCGCCCACCTATGGCGTGGCCCGGTTCTCGGCCACCGCCGATATCGACAAGCCATCGGGCCTCGTCCAGCTGTCGCAGCTGCGCATCGACAGCGTGGACGTGCCCACGCGGCCCGATGCCGCCGAGCAGGTGCGGCAGGCGCTGATCGCGCAACTGCCGCCGCAGGGGCTGACCGTGCCGCTCGAGCAGCTGCAGGCGAGCTATGCCGTGGCGCAGCAGATCGCGCAGGGCCAGCGCGTGGCGGTTCGCAACGATGTGCCGCAGATATTGTTCGCGACCACGCCGACGGTGCTCGTGCTCGTCGATGGCGATCCGGCCTGGCGCAGGATGGCGGGGAGCCATTACGAGCGCGCGCTCAACAGCCGCGCGCTGCTGCTGCGCGACGAGTCGGGCGAACTCTTTCTGCAAGCCGCGGGGTACTGGTACCGCTCCGAGTCCGCGGGCGGGGCATGGGAGCCGATGCCGACGCCGCCGGCGTCGCTGCTCGCCGCGGCCAGCAAGGCCGAGGCACCGAAGCCGGACCCGATGCTGCCCGCCGATGGCCGCAAGCCGCCGTCGGCGCCCGCCGTGCTGCTTGCCACGCGTCCGGCAGAACTGATCGTGACGAACGGCGCGCCGCAGATGGCGCCCGTGAACGGCGTGGGACTGCTGACCGTGGCCAATGCCGACCACGCGGTGTTCGTCGACCCGACGTCGAATCAGTCGTACCTGCTGCTGTCGGGCCGATGGTTTCGCGCGCCGATGCTGACCGGGCCATGGGAGTATGTTCCCGGCGATCAGCTGCCGGCCGACTTTGCGAAGATCTCGCCGAACGATCCGAAGGCCAACGTGCTGGTGTCGGTGCCGGGCACCCCGCAGGCACGCGAGGCGGAGATCGCCGCGAACATTCCGCAGACCGCGTCGGTATCGCGCGCGAAGGCGTCGCTGACCGTGGCGTACGACGGCGCGCCGCGCTTCGAGGCGATCGATGGCACGTCGCTGCAATACGCCGCCAATACCGGCACGCCGGTAATCGATGTGGGCGGGCGTTTCTTCGCGGTGGCCAACGGCATCTGGTTTGCCGCGCCGTCGCCCACGGGACCGTGGAGCGTGGCCACCGAGGTACCGGCCGCGATCTACGCGATGCCCCCTAGCTCGCCGCTGTACTACGTGACGTACGTGCGCATCTACTCGGTGACGCCCGATGTCGTCGTGGTCGGCTATACGCCGGGCTATATGGGCGTGGTGGTCGGGCCAGCAGGCACCGTGGTCTATGGCACCGGTTATGTGTACCCGCCCTATGTGGGCACCGTGTACTACGGCTATCCCCTGACCTATGGCTACGGCGCGGGGTTCGGTATCGGCATGGCCGAAGGGTTTGCGTTCGGGTTTGCGGCCGGTGCGATCTGGGGCGCGGCCACGCCTTACTGGGGACCTTATTGGGGCGGCGCGTACGGATGGAACTACGTGAACGTGAACCAGGCCAACGTCTATGGCCGATGGGGGCAGGGCACGGTCACGCACGCGCAGGGCTGGAACGCGTGGACGGGCACGCAGTGGCGCGGCGCGGCGGCATCGGGCTACAACCCCGCGACGGGCGCGCAGTTTCAGGGGAGCCGTGGGGCCGCGTTCAATCCGTACTCGGGCAACTACGCGGCGGGGCGGCAGGGCTCATTCTCGAATCCGTCCACGGGCAGCGCGGGCGCGGGGCGCGGGGGCGTCGTCGGCAATGCGGCGACGGGCGACTATGCGGCCGGCCGTCAGGTGGCGGGCTACAACGCGCAGACCGGACGTATCGGCGCGGCGGAGGCCGGCGTCACGGGCAACACGCAGACGGGCGCGCAGACGGCGGGCAGTCGCGGCGTGGTCGCGAATCCGAGCAAGGACAACGCGGTGGCCTGGAACAACGGTAACGTGTATGCGGGCCACGATGGCAACGTCTATCAACGGACCGACGATGGATGGCAGAAGCACACGTCGAATGGCTGGGAGCCTGTGCAGTCGAATAATGCCAACGCCGAATCGACAAGACAGGTCACCAGCGGGCTCGATAGCCAGCAGCATGCGCGGCAGCTCGGCGACCAGCGCACGGCCGGCGCGGCGCAGCAATGGCAGGGGCGCTTTGGCGGCGCGGGTGCGGGCGGTGGCGGACGCTTTGCAGGGGGCGGCGGCGGTGGACGATTCGGTGGCGGCGGGTTTCACGGCTTTCGCCGCTAGCTTCGAATCCGCTTAACTCGTCGCCGAAAACTTTGAATGGTCGCGTGGGCGGTGCGGACGTAACCTCGGACAGTGGCGTGGGCAGGGCCGGCGATGACCGGATGCCGCGCCGGCAAACGAGGGAGCGGCCAGATGACGCAGCGGGCAACGATGGGGCGAGTCCGATCGACGCCGATGATTGGGCCCAGGCGCGCCAGCGCGCTGCTCGGCTGCATGGCGTTGTGGATGACCGCCTGCGGCAAGCAGGAACCGCCTCCGGCCGCCGCGCAGGCCGTCCCCGTACAGGTGTTTCAGACACGCGCGCAGGATCTTCCCGTGACGTTCGAGTTCGTCGGCCAGACGCAGAGCGACCAGGCCGTGGATGTGCGCGCGCGCGTGTCCGGCTTCCTGATCAAGCGCAACTACGTGGAAGGCGCGATGGTCAGGGAGAACCAGGTCCTGTTCGAGATCGACCACAAGCCGTTTCAGACCCAGCTCGATGCCGCGCAGGCCCAGCTGTCGCAGCAGAAGGCACGGCTCGACGTCGCGCGCTCGAACCTCGCGCGCGTAAAGCCGCTCGCGGAGCGCAACGCGCTGTCGCAGAAGGATCTCGACGATGCCACGGGGCAGTTTCATTCCGCCGCGGCGGGCGTGGAGCAGGCCACGGCCGAGGTCGAGACGCAGAAGCTCAATCTCTCCTATACCTATGTGCGCTCGCCCGTCGATGGCGTGTCGAGCTTCGGCGTGCTGCCGGTCGGCGCCTACGTGAGTCCGACCAACAGCCTGCTGACGACGGTGTCCACGCTGACGCCGATGCGGATCAATTTCAGTATCTCCGAGCCGCAGACACTGGAGTTCCGCGCGCAACAGCAGAACAGGCAGCTGGTGGTGCCGCCGGACCGGCACTACGCGGTGTCGATCGTGCTGGCCGATGGCACCGAGTATCCGCACAAGGGCCGCATCACGTTTGCCGACGCCACCTACAACCAGCAGACGGGCACGTTCCTCGTGCGCGCGGAGATGCCCAATCCGAACAACGAATTGCAGCCCGGGCAGTTCGTGCGCGTGCTGGTCGGCGGGGCCTCGCGGCCCAATGCCATCGTCGTGCCCCAGCGGGCGGTCATGCATGGGCCGAAGGGCGACCTCGTGTTTATCGTCGACAAGGAGGGCAAGGCTCAGCCACGGCCGGTGACGGTCGGCGAGTTGTCGGGGCCGATGTGGCGCATTGCGCAGGGGCTCGACGCGGGGGAGACCGTCGTAGTCGATGGGGCGGGCAAGCTCACGGCCGGTGCGCCGGTGCAGGTCACCGGCGAGGCGCCGCTGGCGGCGGTGGGCGCGGGAAGCGCGCCCGTCGGTGCGGCCTCCGGCGCCATGGCCCCGGCATCGGCGGCACCAGCGTCGGCCGCGCAACCCACGCCATCTCGCTGAGCCCGGACCGCCATGATCTCCGCCTTCTGCGTCCGGCGTCCGATCTTCGCGATCGTGCTGTCGCTGGTCATCGTCATCGGTGGCGGCGTCGCGATGTTCGCGCTGCCCATCGCACAGTATCCCGATATCACGCCGCCCCAGGTCACCGTCACCGCGACCTACGCGGGCGCGGACTCCGATACCGTGGCCCAGACCGTCGCCGCGCCGATCGAGACACAGGTCAATGGCGCCGACAACATGATCTACATGCAGTCGACATCGTCGCCCACGGGCTCGATGACGCTGAACGTGTTCTTCGATATCGGCACCGATCCCGATACCGCGCAGGTGCAGGTGCAGAACCGCGTGAACCTCGCGCTGCCGCAGCTGCCGGACACCGTGCAGAAGACCGGCATCAACGTGCAGAAGCGCTCGTCGAGCTTTCTGCTGCTGATTGCCGTGCACTCGCCCGACGGTCGCTTCGACCAGCAGTACATCAACAACTATGCGAACCTGTACGTGCTCGATGCCATCAAGCGCATCAACGGCGCGAACCAGGCGCAGATCATGGGCTCGGCCGACCTCGCCATGCGCATCTGGCTCAAGCCCGATCGCATGGCCGCGCTCAATATCACCGCGCAGGACGTGCAGCGCGCGGTGCAGAGCCAGAACGAGCAGTTCGGCGCGGGTAGCGTGGGGCAGGCGCCGAACGCGCGGCCCGTGGAGTTGTCGTTTCCGCTCGTCACGCCGGGGCGCCTGACGTCGCCCGAGCAGTTCGACAACATCATCCTGCGCGCGGACAACGAGGGGGCCGCCATCGTGCGGCTGCGCGACGTCGGCCGCGCGGAGGTGGGCCAGCAGCTCTACACGCTGCGCTCGTCGCTGAACGGCAAGCCCGCGACGATCATCGCGGTCTACCAGCAGCCGGGCTCCAACGCGATTCAGGTGGCGAAGGACGTGCGCCGCGCGCTCGACGATATGTCGAAGACGTTCCCGCCGGGCATCGCGTACAAGGTGTCGCTCGATACCACCGAGTTCGTGAGCGCGTCCATCGAGGAGGTGGTGCACACGCTGGCGGAAGCCGTGGTGCTGGTCGTGCTCGTGGTGTTCATCTTCCTGCAGAACGTGCGGGCAACGGTGATCCCCGTTCTCGCCGTGTTCGTGTCGATCATCGGGACCTTCGCGGGGCTGCTTGCACTCGGATTCTCGATCAACCTGCTGACGCTGTTCGCGCTGGTGCTCGCCATCGGGATCGTCGTCGACGATGCCATCGTCGTGGTGGAAAACGTCGAGCGCAATATGGCCGAGTTCCATCTGTCGCCGCGCGAGGCCACGCTACGCGCGATGGAGGAGGTGACGGGCCCGGTCATCGCCATCGTGCTCGTGCTGTCGGCCGTGTTTATTCCCGTGGCGTTCGTCTCGGGCACCACGGGGCAGTTGTACCGGCAGTTCGCGCTGACGATCGTCGTCTCGGTCGTCATCTCGGGCTTCTGCGCGCTGACGCTGTCGCCGGCGCTCGCGGCCATGATCCTCAAGTCCGGCCACCACACACCATGGCGCGGCTTCGTCTGGTTCAACGACAAGTTCGACCGGCTCGTGCACCACTACGGCAACTGGGTGCGCGGCTTTATGCGGCGCGCGGTGCTCGCATTGCTGATGTTCGCCATCATGCTGCTCGCCGTATGGCAACTGTTCGCGCGCATTCCCACGGCATTCGTGCCGCCCGAAGATCAGGGCTATCTGCTGGTCGCGGTGATGATGCCGGACTCGGCCAGTCTCGACCGCACCGACAAGGTCACCCAGCAGGTGGCGGCGATGTTCCGCGAGCATCCGGCGGTGGAAGATGCGTCGGCGCTGTCGGGCTACAGCTTTATCGACAGCCAGTACAAGACCAATGCGGGCACCGTGTTCGTCGGCCTCAAGAGTTTCAAGCAGCGGGGCACGCGCGATCTGTCCGTGCGCGCGGTCATCGTCTCGCTGATCGGCAAGCTGCGCGCGATTCCGGAGGCCATCATCATTCCGGTCAATCCGCCGTCGATACCTGGCCTCGGGTCGCAGGGCGGCTTCGAGTTCTGGATCCAGAATCGCGGCACGGGCAATGCGGCC contains:
- a CDS encoding efflux RND transporter permease subunit, with translation MISAFCVRRPIFAIVLSLVIVIGGGVAMFALPIAQYPDITPPQVTVTATYAGADSDTVAQTVAAPIETQVNGADNMIYMQSTSSPTGSMTLNVFFDIGTDPDTAQVQVQNRVNLALPQLPDTVQKTGINVQKRSSSFLLLIAVHSPDGRFDQQYINNYANLYVLDAIKRINGANQAQIMGSADLAMRIWLKPDRMAALNITAQDVQRAVQSQNEQFGAGSVGQAPNARPVELSFPLVTPGRLTSPEQFDNIILRADNEGAAIVRLRDVGRAEVGQQLYTLRSSLNGKPATIIAVYQQPGSNAIQVAKDVRRALDDMSKTFPPGIAYKVSLDTTEFVSASIEEVVHTLAEAVVLVVLVVFIFLQNVRATVIPVLAVFVSIIGTFAGLLALGFSINLLTLFALVLAIGIVVDDAIVVVENVERNMAEFHLSPREATLRAMEEVTGPVIAIVLVLSAVFIPVAFVSGTTGQLYRQFALTIVVSVVISGFCALTLSPALAAMILKSGHHTPWRGFVWFNDKFDRLVHHYGNWVRGFMRRAVLALLMFAIMLLAVWQLFARIPTAFVPPEDQGYLLVAVMMPDSASLDRTDKVTQQVAAMFREHPAVEDASALSGYSFIDSQYKTNAGTVFVGLKSFKQRGTRDLSVRAVIVSLIGKLRAIPEAIIIPVNPPSIPGLGSQGGFEFWIQNRGTGNAAELEGVTRNFIKAAAAHPELGRLTSTIQAASRQMRVEVDKEKAETMGVPIADVYGTLQTQFGSLYVSQFSQYSRVWQVILQAEPQYRANPDDLQFLYVRQQSGKMVPVTGLLKTRYASGPDLLSRFNNFPAAKITGDAAAGYSSGQALAAMEAVARESLPASYSFAWSGEAFEQKKSGNTTTIVFVFGIVMVFLILAAQYESWSLPISILSAVPFGIFGALLAILLRGLSNDVYFQIGMVTLIGLAAKNAILIVEFAVLKQKEGMSHADAAVEAAKLRLRPIVMTSLAFILGAVPLFIAAGAGANSRHSIGTGIIGGMLAATTLALLFVPLFSWLIGTGVDKWRARGGKAAPAANSTPGTPPAGEAP
- a CDS encoding carbohydrate-binding family V/XII; this translates as MPRIRYDLGLDFRAAACLVAALWWLTPPPAVAAPTASKAAAARASLQWPRQFDAAGQHIEVYQPQIERWEGNQLGGRAAVAVGPKDGAPTYGVARFSATADIDKPSGLVQLSQLRIDSVDVPTRPDAAEQVRQALIAQLPPQGLTVPLEQLQASYAVAQQIAQGQRVAVRNDVPQILFATTPTVLVLVDGDPAWRRMAGSHYERALNSRALLLRDESGELFLQAAGYWYRSESAGGAWEPMPTPPASLLAAASKAEAPKPDPMLPADGRKPPSAPAVLLATRPAELIVTNGAPQMAPVNGVGLLTVANADHAVFVDPTSNQSYLLLSGRWFRAPMLTGPWEYVPGDQLPADFAKISPNDPKANVLVSVPGTPQAREAEIAANIPQTASVSRAKASLTVAYDGAPRFEAIDGTSLQYAANTGTPVIDVGGRFFAVANGIWFAAPSPTGPWSVATEVPAAIYAMPPSSPLYYVTYVRIYSVTPDVVVVGYTPGYMGVVVGPAGTVVYGTGYVYPPYVGTVYYGYPLTYGYGAGFGIGMAEGFAFGFAAGAIWGAATPYWGPYWGGAYGWNYVNVNQANVYGRWGQGTVTHAQGWNAWTGTQWRGAAASGYNPATGAQFQGSRGAAFNPYSGNYAAGRQGSFSNPSTGSAGAGRGGVVGNAATGDYAAGRQVAGYNAQTGRIGAAEAGVTGNTQTGAQTAGSRGVVANPSKDNAVAWNNGNVYAGHDGNVYQRTDDGWQKHTSNGWEPVQSNNANAESTRQVTSGLDSQQHARQLGDQRTAGAAQQWQGRFGGAGAGGGGRFAGGGGGGRFGGGGFHGFRR
- a CDS encoding efflux RND transporter periplasmic adaptor subunit, with the protein product MIGPRRASALLGCMALWMTACGKQEPPPAAAQAVPVQVFQTRAQDLPVTFEFVGQTQSDQAVDVRARVSGFLIKRNYVEGAMVRENQVLFEIDHKPFQTQLDAAQAQLSQQKARLDVARSNLARVKPLAERNALSQKDLDDATGQFHSAAAGVEQATAEVETQKLNLSYTYVRSPVDGVSSFGVLPVGAYVSPTNSLLTTVSTLTPMRINFSISEPQTLEFRAQQQNRQLVVPPDRHYAVSIVLADGTEYPHKGRITFADATYNQQTGTFLVRAEMPNPNNELQPGQFVRVLVGGASRPNAIVVPQRAVMHGPKGDLVFIVDKEGKAQPRPVTVGELSGPMWRIAQGLDAGETVVVDGAGKLTAGAPVQVTGEAPLAAVGAGSAPVGAASGAMAPASAAPASAAQPTPSR